One genomic region from Sphingobacteriales bacterium encodes:
- a CDS encoding FAD-dependent monooxygenase, which yields MKKTLELTLPPEIAYDEQQLQQYLLSHLLIKDHHHFHVRLLKRSIDARSRNIKVNLQADVYIDETPEQLLQYNNEYKDVSNAKQAIIVGAGPAGLFAALRLIELGIKPIIIERGKDVQERRRDLANINKKNIVNENSNYCFGEGGAGTYSDGKLYTRSKKRGDIRRILEIMVAHGAAEEILYEAHPHIGTNKLPKLIQEIRQTILQYGGEIHFNTKVVDFVVENLEVKGVITESASPPTTPKGVNAIDALQSSPSGVRGGIGVILATGHSARDIFELLHQRNILIEAKPFALGVRIEHQQSLIDSIQYKCIDRGIYLPAASYSLVEQVKTGTHQKGVFSFCMCPGGFIVPSATNQNEIVVNGMSPSKRDSPYSNSGMVVAVDETDWKNFNWFGPLAAMEYQKAVEQKAWQIAGQTQTAPAQRMQDFVNKKISSSLLETSYQPGLVPMEMRDFLPKEIAFCLQEAFKSFGNKMRGYLTNEAQIIGVESRTSSPVKIPRDKETLEHVSTKRLFPCAEGAGYAGGIMSAAMDGERCAEALVKKYTI from the coding sequence ATGAAAAAAACACTTGAACTCACGCTTCCGCCGGAAATCGCGTATGATGAACAGCAGCTTCAACAGTATCTCTTGTCGCATCTGCTCATTAAAGACCATCACCATTTTCACGTTCGTCTTCTGAAGCGCAGCATAGATGCCCGTTCCCGAAATATCAAGGTCAACCTGCAAGCCGATGTATATATAGATGAAACACCTGAACAGCTGCTGCAATATAATAATGAATACAAAGACGTTTCCAACGCTAAGCAGGCCATCATCGTGGGTGCAGGCCCGGCCGGTTTATTTGCCGCTTTGCGTTTAATAGAACTTGGCATCAAACCAATCATCATAGAACGCGGAAAAGACGTGCAGGAGCGTCGAAGGGATTTAGCGAACATCAACAAAAAAAACATCGTCAACGAAAATTCCAATTACTGTTTTGGCGAAGGCGGCGCGGGCACCTACAGCGACGGGAAATTATATACCCGCTCCAAAAAGCGCGGCGACATCCGGCGTATACTGGAAATCATGGTGGCGCATGGCGCAGCAGAGGAAATTTTGTACGAAGCACATCCGCACATCGGAACCAACAAATTGCCCAAACTCATTCAGGAAATACGGCAGACGATTCTGCAATACGGCGGCGAAATCCATTTCAATACCAAAGTGGTGGATTTTGTCGTAGAGAATCTAGAAGTGAAAGGTGTGATAACGGAATCCGCAAGTCCACCCACAACCCCTAAAGGGGTGAACGCTATTGACGCACTGCAAAGCTCCCCTTCAGGGGTTAGGGGTGGCATCGGCGTCATTCTCGCCACCGGCCATTCCGCCCGCGATATTTTTGAGTTATTGCATCAACGAAATATCCTGATAGAAGCCAAGCCCTTTGCGTTGGGCGTGCGTATCGAACATCAGCAATCCCTGATAGATTCGATACAATATAAATGCATTGACAGAGGCATCTATTTGCCTGCGGCATCCTACAGTTTGGTGGAACAGGTGAAAACGGGAACGCATCAGAAAGGTGTGTTTTCATTTTGCATGTGTCCCGGTGGTTTCATTGTGCCATCTGCTACCAACCAAAATGAAATCGTGGTGAATGGTATGTCGCCATCCAAACGTGATTCGCCTTATTCCAATTCGGGCATGGTGGTGGCCGTGGATGAAACGGACTGGAAAAATTTCAATTGGTTCGGTCCCCTGGCAGCGATGGAATACCAGAAAGCTGTGGAGCAGAAAGCCTGGCAAATCGCTGGACAGACACAAACCGCCCCGGCACAGCGTATGCAGGATTTTGTGAACAAAAAAATATCTTCTTCTTTATTAGAAACTTCCTATCAGCCGGGGCTGGTGCCTATGGAAATGCGTGATTTTTTACCGAAAGAAATTGCGTTTTGCCTGCAGGAAGCATTCAAGAGTTTCGGCAACAAGATGCGTGGTTATCTTACCAATGAAGCCCAAATCATCGGTGTGGAAAGCCGGACTTCGTCACCGGTAAAAATTCCGCGGGATAAAGAAACTTTGGAACATGTATCCACCAAAAGATTATTTCCCTGTGCGGAAGGTGCCGGTTATGCAGGCGGCATCATGAGTGCAGCGATGGACGGTGAGCGCTGTGCGGAAGCATTAGTGAAAAAATATACTATCTGA
- a CDS encoding alpha/beta hydrolase — MQKTINVDGTDVHIQGEHGKTILFIHGWPDTHEIWQKQVYFFKKDFRCVTFTLPGFDKRDNGKYTLDDIIHRIRNIADAVSPDSKVILVIHDWGCVFGYEYAMRYPEKIDKMVAIDVGDTSSPGFKKTLTLKSKLMVFSYQFTLALGWLTKSNFVHKAMAKGLKARSNFDNIHAGMGLPYAMRWIGANGGMKALQPVKPTFPFFYIYALRKPFFFQTKNWLDELVKNPDNKVQAFDCGHWVMVDKAAEFNEVVGNWLKK; from the coding sequence ATGCAAAAAACAATAAACGTAGACGGCACTGATGTTCACATACAGGGCGAACATGGTAAAACAATCCTGTTTATACATGGTTGGCCGGACACACATGAAATCTGGCAGAAGCAAGTCTATTTTTTTAAAAAAGATTTTAGATGTGTAACATTTACCTTGCCCGGATTTGATAAACGTGATAACGGAAAATATACTTTGGATGATATTATACATCGTATAAGAAACATTGCAGATGCAGTTAGTCCTGACTCCAAAGTGATCTTGGTGATACATGATTGGGGTTGTGTTTTCGGATATGAATATGCCATGCGCTATCCTGAAAAAATTGACAAAATGGTGGCCATTGATGTTGGCGATACATCCTCTCCCGGATTTAAAAAAACGCTGACGTTAAAATCAAAATTAATGGTTTTTTCGTATCAATTTACTTTAGCATTGGGCTGGCTCACCAAGAGTAATTTCGTACATAAGGCAATGGCAAAAGGATTAAAGGCAAGAAGCAATTTTGATAATATACATGCGGGCATGGGTTTGCCTTATGCCATGCGTTGGATAGGTGCAAATGGTGGCATGAAAGCACTCCAGCCGGTAAAGCCCACCTTTCCTTTTTTTTATATTTATGCTTTGCGAAAACCTTTCTTTTTTCAGACAAAAAATTGGTTGGATGAATTAGTAAAGAATCCTGATAATAAAGTACAGGCATTTGATTGCGGACATTGGGTAATGGTAGATAAAGCTGCTGAGTTTAATGAAGTTGTCGGAAATTGGCTGAAAAAATAA
- a CDS encoding amidohydrolase, translated as MEIKDKIKNLAVSGMEEWVAIRRHLHAHPELSFEEEQTAAFISEALTQYGIEHHNHIGGHGIVALIKGNHPEKKTIALRADMDALPIEEKNSCDYISQNPGVMHACGHDVHTTCLLGAAKILNTLKDSFDGTVKLIFQPAEEKLPGGASIMIQDGVLENPKVETMFGQHVLPQLETGKVAFKSGIAMASCDEIYINVRGKGGHGAVPHLAIDPVLIASHMVIALQSVVSRNANPTLPSVLSIGKFIANGATNIIPDEVRLEGTFRTFDETWRAEAKEKIIAICKHTAESFGGTCDIIIEHGYPFLKNDEATTQRSFELAKEYLGCENVEEMPARMTAEDFSYYSQVVPSCFYRLGTGNTAKGITSPIHTPTFDVDENCLKVGAGLMAWLAVNALK; from the coding sequence ATGGAAATAAAAGATAAAATAAAAAACCTGGCAGTATCCGGTATGGAGGAATGGGTGGCGATACGCAGACACCTGCATGCCCATCCCGAACTGAGTTTTGAGGAAGAGCAGACAGCCGCATTCATTTCTGAGGCATTAACCCAATACGGCATCGAACACCATAACCATATCGGCGGGCACGGCATCGTTGCCCTGATAAAAGGCAATCACCCTGAAAAAAAGACCATCGCGCTCCGTGCGGATATGGATGCCCTGCCGATTGAAGAAAAAAATTCCTGCGATTACATTTCACAAAATCCGGGGGTGATGCATGCCTGCGGACACGATGTGCATACCACCTGCCTGCTGGGTGCCGCGAAAATATTGAACACCTTAAAAGATTCTTTTGACGGGACCGTCAAATTGATATTCCAGCCTGCGGAAGAAAAGCTGCCGGGTGGTGCTTCCATTATGATTCAAGACGGTGTGCTGGAAAATCCAAAAGTGGAAACCATGTTCGGGCAACACGTCCTGCCACAGCTGGAAACCGGGAAAGTCGCCTTCAAGAGCGGCATCGCCATGGCGAGCTGTGATGAGATTTATATCAATGTGCGGGGAAAAGGCGGGCACGGCGCGGTGCCGCATCTGGCCATCGACCCTGTCCTGATTGCCTCACACATGGTCATTGCATTGCAAAGCGTGGTAAGCCGGAATGCCAATCCGACACTGCCGAGTGTATTATCTATCGGCAAATTTATCGCGAACGGCGCGACGAATATCATACCCGATGAAGTTCGGCTGGAAGGCACTTTCCGCACCTTTGACGAAACATGGAGAGCGGAAGCCAAAGAAAAAATCATTGCCATCTGCAAGCATACGGCGGAAAGTTTCGGAGGCACCTGCGACATCATCATAGAACACGGCTATCCGTTTCTGAAAAATGACGAGGCGACTACGCAACGTTCCTTCGAACTGGCGAAAGAATACCTGGGATGTGAAAATGTGGAAGAAATGCCGGCGCGGATGACGGCGGAAGATTTCAGCTATTACTCACAGGTGGTGCCGTCCTGCTTTTACCGCTTAGGCACCGGAAATACTGCCAAAGGCATCACCTCGCCGATTCATACGCCTACGTTTGATGTAGATGAAAATTGCCTGAAAGTAGGTGCCGGATTGATGGCCTGGTTGGCCGTGAATGCGTTAAAATAA
- a CDS encoding DsrE/DsrF/DrsH-like family protein: MSEYNGEIKKMMIILSKATLENVYAAFVLANGARMEGIEAEMFFTFFGLEAIHKQKLEHLHIATVGNPAMHMPTLLGGLPGMEALATSMMKKEMEKIDMPDVHEFLEILKASGVKLWACKLAMDMFHYKKEDMYDDIDGVITVGDFYKQGSGIGTHMLFI; the protein is encoded by the coding sequence ATGAGCGAATACAATGGAGAAATCAAAAAGATGATGATCATTCTTTCCAAAGCCACCTTAGAAAACGTATATGCGGCCTTTGTGCTGGCAAACGGCGCCAGGATGGAAGGCATAGAGGCGGAAATGTTCTTTACCTTTTTTGGGCTGGAAGCGATTCATAAACAAAAACTCGAGCATCTGCATATTGCCACTGTCGGCAACCCGGCGATGCACATGCCAACCTTATTGGGCGGTTTACCGGGGATGGAGGCGTTGGCCACTTCCATGATGAAAAAGGAAATGGAAAAGATAGATATGCCCGACGTGCATGAGTTTTTGGAAATATTGAAGGCTTCCGGCGTTAAACTGTGGGCCTGCAAACTCGCGATGGACATGTTCCATTATAAGAAAGAAGACATGTATGACGATATCGACGGCGTCATTACCGTAGGGGATTTCTACAAACAGGGAAGCGGGATAGGAACACACATGCTGTTTATCTGA
- a CDS encoding TusE/DsrC/DsvC family sulfur relay protein has protein sequence MEKTIAGKTISVNDEGFMTDFKQWDREIGEGLAKEANIEMTPRHWEVINYLQTEFKNDSPLSIRKIGKSGVVDIKEFYQLFPMAPLKTSSKIAGIPKPASCI, from the coding sequence ATGGAAAAGACAATTGCAGGAAAAACCATCTCGGTCAATGATGAAGGATTCATGACGGACTTTAAACAATGGGACAGGGAAATCGGTGAGGGCTTGGCAAAAGAAGCCAATATCGAGATGACGCCCAGACATTGGGAGGTTATCAATTATTTACAAACCGAATTTAAAAACGATTCTCCGCTGAGTATACGGAAAATCGGCAAGAGCGGCGTAGTGGACATCAAGGAGTTTTATCAGTTGTTCCCGATGGCACCGTTAAAGACCTCTTCAAAAATTGCAGGCATCCCGAAACCTGCCAGCTGCATCTAA
- a CDS encoding FAD-dependent oxidoreductase — translation MKKIIILGAGTAGTMMANHLKHHIKKEDWEIAIIDEREEHHYQPGYLFLPFDMYTPDDIIKPIKDFIPEGVLLITKSIDKIVPDENKVLLADGTSVQYDILIIATGAKIAPEEIEGMKGGEWQKSVFDFYTFEGALALRDKLRTWEGGRLLVHITEMPIKCPVAPLEFTFLADSFFRHKEMRDKVEITFVTPLSGAFTKPKATETLEHLLVDKNIKIESDFAIEHVDNENKSIVDYGGRVIPFDLLVTVPTNKGDAIMERSGFGDELNYVPTDKATLQSKVKPNIFVIGDASNIPASKAGSVAHFEAEILTGNIMHYINGEPLSDTFDGHANCFIETGNGKALLIDFNYTHEPVEGTFPFPGVGPLRLLKESRMNHMGKLAFRWVYWNMLLKGTHIPFVSAEMKEAGKQYD, via the coding sequence ATGAAAAAAATCATCATTTTAGGTGCGGGAACGGCTGGAACTATGATGGCCAACCACCTGAAACACCATATAAAGAAAGAAGACTGGGAGATTGCCATCATTGATGAGCGGGAAGAACACCACTATCAGCCGGGTTATCTGTTTCTGCCTTTTGATATGTACACGCCGGATGATATTATCAAACCCATCAAAGATTTCATACCGGAAGGGGTGCTGCTCATTACCAAGTCCATTGACAAAATCGTTCCGGATGAAAACAAGGTGTTATTGGCTGACGGCACTTCCGTTCAGTATGATATCTTAATCATCGCAACCGGAGCAAAAATTGCTCCGGAAGAAATCGAAGGCATGAAGGGCGGTGAATGGCAAAAATCAGTTTTTGATTTTTATACGTTTGAAGGTGCGCTGGCATTGCGCGATAAACTCAGGACATGGGAAGGCGGCAGATTGCTGGTACACATCACTGAAATGCCTATCAAATGTCCGGTCGCTCCGCTGGAGTTTACCTTTTTAGCGGATTCTTTTTTCAGGCATAAAGAAATGCGTGACAAAGTGGAGATTACCTTCGTCACTCCACTGAGTGGTGCCTTCACCAAACCGAAAGCCACGGAAACACTGGAACATTTGCTGGTGGATAAGAACATAAAAATTGAAAGTGATTTCGCCATTGAGCACGTGGACAATGAAAATAAATCCATTGTAGATTACGGCGGACGGGTGATTCCTTTTGATCTGCTGGTTACGGTGCCCACCAACAAAGGGGATGCCATCATGGAACGCTCCGGTTTCGGTGATGAGCTGAATTATGTGCCGACCGACAAAGCCACGTTGCAGTCAAAAGTAAAGCCCAATATTTTTGTGATTGGCGATGCGTCCAATATTCCTGCCTCCAAAGCCGGATCTGTGGCGCACTTTGAAGCGGAGATACTGACCGGTAACATTATGCACTATATCAACGGAGAGCCGTTAAGTGATACGTTTGACGGACATGCCAACTGCTTCATTGAAACAGGAAACGGCAAGGCTTTGCTGATTGATTTCAACTACACCCACGAGCCGGTGGAGGGAACATTTCCGTTTCCCGGAGTGGGACCGCTTCGCTTGCTGAAAGAAAGCCGCATGAACCATATGGGTAAGCTGGCATTCCGCTGGGTATACTGGAATATGCTGCTGAAAGGAACGCATATACCGTTTGTATCCGCAGAAATGAAAGAAGCAGGCAAACAGTACGATTAA